A genomic segment from Canis lupus dingo isolate Sandy chromosome 23, ASM325472v2, whole genome shotgun sequence encodes:
- the SLC25A38 gene encoding mitochondrial glycine transporter isoform X3, with protein MLQKSRPALLQPQDVGDKVETLMLHPVIKAFLCGSISGTCSTLLFQPLDLLKTRLQTLQPSAHGSGRIGMLALLLKVVRTESILGLWKGISPSIVRCVPGIGIYFGTLYSLKQYFLRGHPPTALESVILGVGSRSVAGVCMSPITVIKTRYESGRYGYESIYTALRSIYRSEGHRGLFSGLTATLLRDAPFSGIYLMFYNQTKNIMTHGLWAAWLLPRWRPPGPPQSSDGSDGMDRV; from the exons ATGTTGCAGAAGTCACGCCCGGCGCTGCTGCAGCCTCAGGATGTCGGGGACAAGGTGGAGACGCTTATG CTGCATCCGGTGATCAAGGCTTTCCTGTGTGGCTCCATCAGTGGGACCTGCTCCACACTCCTTTTCCAACCCCTGGATCTCCTCAAAACACGCCTGCAGACTCTCCAGCCCTCAGCCCATGG ATCCGGACGCATTGGGATGCTGGCTCTGCTCTTGAAGGTGGTTCGCACGGAGAGTATTCTGGGCCTTTGGAAAGGAATATCCCCT TCCATTGTGAGGTGTGTCCCTGGAATTGGCATCTACTTCGGCACTCTCTACTCCTTGAAGCAGTACTTCCTGCGAGGCCATCCCCCCACCGCCCTGGAGTCCGTCATCCTGGGAGTGGGCTCTCGCTCAGTTGCAGGGGTCTGCATGTCACCCATCACTGTGATCAAGACACGTTACGAG AGTGGGAGGTATGGTTATGAGAGCATCTATACGGCCCTGAGGAGCATCTATCGCAGTGAGGGGCACCGGGGACTCTTCAGTGGCCTGACAGCAACACTCCTTCGTGACGCACCCTTTTCTGGAATCTACCTGATGTTCTACAACCAGACCAAAAATATCATGACCCATG GATTATGGGCTGCGTGGCTTCTTCCAAGGTGGCGTCCCCCGGGCCCTCCGCAGAGCTCTGATGGCAGCGATGGCATGGACCGTGTATGA
- the SLC25A38 gene encoding mitochondrial glycine transporter isoform X2, with the protein MLQKSRPALLQPQDVGDKLHPVIKAFLCGSISGTCSTLLFQPLDLLKTRLQTLQPSAHGSGRIGMLALLLKVVRTESILGLWKGISPSIVRCVPGIGIYFGTLYSLKQYFLRGHPPTALESVILGVGSRSVAGVCMSPITVIKTRYESGRYGYESIYTALRSIYRSEGHRGLFSGLTATLLRDAPFSGIYLMFYNQTKNIMTHDQLDANLIPVVNFSCGIFAGILASLVTQPADVIKTHMQLSPMKFRWIGQAMTLIFKDYGLRGFFQGGVPRALRRALMAAMAWTVYEEMMAKMGLKS; encoded by the exons ATGTTGCAGAAGTCACGCCCGGCGCTGCTGCAGCCTCAGGATGTCGGGGACAAG CTGCATCCGGTGATCAAGGCTTTCCTGTGTGGCTCCATCAGTGGGACCTGCTCCACACTCCTTTTCCAACCCCTGGATCTCCTCAAAACACGCCTGCAGACTCTCCAGCCCTCAGCCCATGG ATCCGGACGCATTGGGATGCTGGCTCTGCTCTTGAAGGTGGTTCGCACGGAGAGTATTCTGGGCCTTTGGAAAGGAATATCCCCT TCCATTGTGAGGTGTGTCCCTGGAATTGGCATCTACTTCGGCACTCTCTACTCCTTGAAGCAGTACTTCCTGCGAGGCCATCCCCCCACCGCCCTGGAGTCCGTCATCCTGGGAGTGGGCTCTCGCTCAGTTGCAGGGGTCTGCATGTCACCCATCACTGTGATCAAGACACGTTACGAG AGTGGGAGGTATGGTTATGAGAGCATCTATACGGCCCTGAGGAGCATCTATCGCAGTGAGGGGCACCGGGGACTCTTCAGTGGCCTGACAGCAACACTCCTTCGTGACGCACCCTTTTCTGGAATCTACCTGATGTTCTACAACCAGACCAAAAATATCATGACCCATG ACCAGTTGGATGCAAACCTTATCCCTGTGGTAAATTTCAGCTGTGGGATCTTTGCTGGCATTCTGGCCTCCCTGGTAACTCAACCTGCGGATGTTATCAAAACTCATATGCAGCTCTCCCCAATGAAATTTCGGTGGATTGGCCAGGCAATGACACTCATTTTCAAA GATTATGGGCTGCGTGGCTTCTTCCAAGGTGGCGTCCCCCGGGCCCTCCGCAGAGCTCTGATGGCAGCGATGGCATGGACCGTGTATGAGGAGATGATGGCCAAGATGGGACTGAAGTCCTGA
- the SLC25A38 gene encoding mitochondrial glycine transporter isoform X1, translating to MLQKSRPALLQPQDVGDKVETLMLHPVIKAFLCGSISGTCSTLLFQPLDLLKTRLQTLQPSAHGSGRIGMLALLLKVVRTESILGLWKGISPSIVRCVPGIGIYFGTLYSLKQYFLRGHPPTALESVILGVGSRSVAGVCMSPITVIKTRYESGRYGYESIYTALRSIYRSEGHRGLFSGLTATLLRDAPFSGIYLMFYNQTKNIMTHDQLDANLIPVVNFSCGIFAGILASLVTQPADVIKTHMQLSPMKFRWIGQAMTLIFKDYGLRGFFQGGVPRALRRALMAAMAWTVYEEMMAKMGLKS from the exons ATGTTGCAGAAGTCACGCCCGGCGCTGCTGCAGCCTCAGGATGTCGGGGACAAGGTGGAGACGCTTATG CTGCATCCGGTGATCAAGGCTTTCCTGTGTGGCTCCATCAGTGGGACCTGCTCCACACTCCTTTTCCAACCCCTGGATCTCCTCAAAACACGCCTGCAGACTCTCCAGCCCTCAGCCCATGG ATCCGGACGCATTGGGATGCTGGCTCTGCTCTTGAAGGTGGTTCGCACGGAGAGTATTCTGGGCCTTTGGAAAGGAATATCCCCT TCCATTGTGAGGTGTGTCCCTGGAATTGGCATCTACTTCGGCACTCTCTACTCCTTGAAGCAGTACTTCCTGCGAGGCCATCCCCCCACCGCCCTGGAGTCCGTCATCCTGGGAGTGGGCTCTCGCTCAGTTGCAGGGGTCTGCATGTCACCCATCACTGTGATCAAGACACGTTACGAG AGTGGGAGGTATGGTTATGAGAGCATCTATACGGCCCTGAGGAGCATCTATCGCAGTGAGGGGCACCGGGGACTCTTCAGTGGCCTGACAGCAACACTCCTTCGTGACGCACCCTTTTCTGGAATCTACCTGATGTTCTACAACCAGACCAAAAATATCATGACCCATG ACCAGTTGGATGCAAACCTTATCCCTGTGGTAAATTTCAGCTGTGGGATCTTTGCTGGCATTCTGGCCTCCCTGGTAACTCAACCTGCGGATGTTATCAAAACTCATATGCAGCTCTCCCCAATGAAATTTCGGTGGATTGGCCAGGCAATGACACTCATTTTCAAA GATTATGGGCTGCGTGGCTTCTTCCAAGGTGGCGTCCCCCGGGCCCTCCGCAGAGCTCTGATGGCAGCGATGGCATGGACCGTGTATGAGGAGATGATGGCCAAGATGGGACTGAAGTCCTGA